A stretch of DNA from Carya illinoinensis cultivar Pawnee chromosome 12, C.illinoinensisPawnee_v1, whole genome shotgun sequence:
AAACTCAGCAAGCACTTTTGGTCTCAGTTTTGAATGGGGAGTGGACCCTGCTTGATGACACCAGCACCTGGacaaaagtagagaaaaaagtGCTTTGTCCTACTCAGGATGATGTGGAAGGTGGTTACACTGCAGGGCCATGGCCAAGTAAAGCCCAAATTCCTCCAAATCAATGCCGCGTTTGACCCACTTGGCATTGGGTCCCTTTGGTTACATTCACATTATGGCTCTCATCTTATGCAAAGTATATAGTTCTTAATTGGTGAACATTTctgataattttaaaatagaattcATTAAGAAGGTAGAATTGAGCTCATATTTGAATTTAGGATATTTGTAATTCAGATATCTTGCAATAGGAATTGCATGGGTGTGCACTACACGAtcctaaataattattttgatcaaccGTATGAAAGTTGTGGAAtccaaaactctctctctctccctcgcgAACAGAACTGCAAGATTTAAGTTTCAACATCTGCTTAAGGGTTGGCAAGTTAAGGTCTAATATGTTTTTGGAACCCTCTGTATATTCCTCATTTACCAGcacaattttaagttttaacacAACTTATTGGGATTCCAAATGTTGTCATTATCAGTGAAATGCATTGAATGGTTCGCAATTAATAGGAAAACTATAGTCAATCAAGGCGAATGGATGAATCGAGGATCATAAAAATGTCTTGACTTCTTTTAGTGGCATGAACAGAACCTTAATATGGGTGGTATCACTGTATCACTATGCAGAGCAATTTCTTGGAGGCCAAACTCGTTCAAAGCAACAGACATCAGTTGATTTGGCGCGAAGTAACTGTTAGGTGTGAACTGGTTTGAGTTATGTGGGGCCATTCCCTTGGAATTTTGGGGTACGCTCGAGACAAGCAATCTCGAAACTTTCGGTGTGTGTGTTTTTGGACCGTTGGTTCCCCTATATAACAGACCCCATTCGCCACTCGTTTTTACTCTacacttcctcctcctcctctgctACGCAGTCTTCTCTCTTTGTATCGTGTTACTCACAGATCCTTTTGTCAGTTTCTCACAAGTTCTTGCCCGGTTGCGCAAACCTATCGTTGTACTTACTTTGAATGTTTTAGCTTCTGGGTTTCTCAATAGGTTCTCATTTAGGAACTTCTAGCtagtatttttgttttcttgtgggGAATTTTAGCGGTTTCGGCTTCTGGGTATTGCTTTAAAGTTTCAGTTTTCGTTCATTTCAGCTTTATTCTGGGACTAGAATTTGAGAAGGGGTTGGTGGGGGGTGACAATTTCATCATAATCACAATCTTGAATCTTATAGACGATGTTTCCGTTGTACAACGGATGCATTCTATGGAAGCTGTGCTCGGTTTTCGACAAAAAATCTGCGGTTGATAAaagcttttatttttggatcttcCAGATATTTAATAGGTACAGTTTAGGCACATAGCAAGAAGTTGAAATTTGGGTGCCCAAGTTTTCTAGCTTTGCAATCTGTTCTGTTCGTTCCGTGGCTGTTTTTAGGGAAATATATAGTCTAGACGAGCGTGTAAGATATGGGAGGGGCAACACTGCCACCGGGATTTCGTTTCCACCCAACCGATGAGGAATTGGTGGGTTATTACCTGAAGAGAAAAGTGGAGAGGCTTCCAATTGAGCTCGAAGTTATTCCAGTAGTGGATTTGTACAAATGCGATCCCTGGGAGTTGCCAGGTACTCTTCAGATCagcatttttttgaattttgctaCACTTTAGCATTCGTTATCATCTTGATTTCCATTTGAATTTGCTATCATCTTTAGCGAGAGTTTGCAAGTATTGCAAAGTGATTATCAGATCAATCAAAGATGATAACTTAGATTTGTGTTGGGGATTGTTGATAAGTCATGGATGATGATGGGCCAATGCAAAATCAGACTGTGCATTGGTGCTCTAGACGTTTGGCAGAGTAGCGAGTGTTTGTGGTTTTAGTCATAGATTTTGTGAATTGAATTTTATGCCAATGTGAACAGAGAATACTTTAGATTTGgaaagtaatttttttcttattgtttaTTTGATTGTTCTATCATTATCCTTTTTGCTAAAGCCCGTTATgagatttcttttttctgtgGGGCCTTCAAATTGTATGCTCTAAAACAGTTCAATTTGAAGTTCTTTATTCCCAAAGAATATTAAGAAAGGGAAACTACTGCAAGAAAAGCTTTCCTTCAAGTTGTTTTCATCAAGATTTTCATTTAAAGTTAATTGTTGGGTAGATTTTCAAGAAAACTGATCTCTAAGCTGCAAATCGCAGAGAAATCATTCCTTCCTATACGAGATATGGAATGGTTCTTCTTCTGTCCCCGGGATAGAAAGTACCCGAATGGCACACGAACAAATAGAGCCACCAAATCTGGATACTGGAAAGCCACTGGAAAAGATAAGAAGGTTGTCTGTCAGACTAATGTGATGGGGTATCGCAAGACCCTAGTTTTCTATCGTGGACGTGCTCCTTCAGGCGATCGAACAGACTGGGTAATGCATGAGTACCGCCTTTGTGATGATCTCTCGCAGGAATCACCGAGTTTTCAGGTAAATTCAACCGTCTCATATGATGGGTTGGCTTTACATTTGCCTCAAGTTTGTTTGTAAAGCTTTGGTGCTTGGTTGCCTTATATAGACTGGGAGACCGATATTGTATTTGGTTATTTCTCTGTAGGGAGCTTTTGCTTTGTGCCGTGTTGTTAAGAAGAATGAGCACACACAAAAGATGAATGATTATGGAGAGCCAAAAGCTAAGAGGGCAGGGCGCAGTTTGAGTAATGGGGATCACACCTCCATGACAATTCCAAACGTGCCCATAAGCATTCCCAATGAAATTCTCTCTCAAGCAAGTTACCCATGCAATGAGAGTCAGTATTCTAGCCCTATCACTTCTCCATATGAAGTTCATCCTATGGCAGAGTCTGAGCCTGCTTTGATGAAGACAAGTCCTACAAATTTCTGGGTTCCACCAGAGCTAATTCTTGATTCTTCAAAGGTATTAAATTGAGTTGTTAAGGAACTTCAGTAAGCTATCTTTTGATTTTCTACTCTTACTTGAAAGATGTAACCTTGGCTTACTGCAGGACTACCCACAAGTGCAAGAAGCTGCATCTGAATACCCTCAACAGTACCAGTATCCAAGCTCGTCAACTTCTTGGCCACCATACGAACATGCAGAAATCGCGTCAAGTTcatcatattcaaatttcaatggGGAAGTCGAAGTTTCTGATGATTTGAGCGGATATGGCTGTATGTTTCCTTACTCTGAGCATGCAAACTACATGGGCCTTTTTGGAAGTGAGGATGTTACATATGAAGGTTATGACCAGAGCAGTTCACTAAGCTACCCACGTCTCTTCTGAAAAGGGAAGAAAGATCATAGTAGCTCCTTTTTCAATCCAAGATTGGAATCTTGGGACCAAGCTCCTATTTTTAGGCAAGCATGTCAAGATTTGGGGGAACATCATGGTCTATGGTTGCAGGAGGTGCAGCAGCTTGGTGCTTGTGACTTAGGCACCTATTTTAGGGTGGGATCGATCAACTATGAGTACCTTGCATTTGTTAGTATCTAGAACAGGCCTCCAAGACAACGCCTTTTAACGTTGATTCTTGGAATCTAAAATAATGACCATAAACCCTTTATCTAACAAGCATAAAAGAGCCTGCTGTACAAGTACTTCTTATGCTGTTGTATTGAAGTTGGTTTGATAGCCAAGTCTGGCCTCAGTTTGTTATTAATGCTGTTAGTTAGTACCACCTGGTGATAATCACTATTATTGACCGCACCAGATTTTGGTTTGCTGGCAGTTGTCGATATGTTTTGATAAATTCCAAGTGTTTGAACACTTTGGTTTCCTCTTGCCTGCATATGGAAGCATCTTTATGCATTAATTCTATCTAATGCTACTGGAATACTTTCTCGTTTATGTTGCAAAGTCATGTTACTAGAATAACCTTCTCTTGTTTCTTCGGGTTCATTTTGTTGAGATGTTCCTACACCACACCTTCTATACATATAGAACAGTGATGACTGGCTGTTTGCTTAATAAATTGGCTTCTAATGATTTCTCTATTTAATCTTGTAAAATTATTAGTAAACATGTTTAATTTTGTCATTCTACAAGTTCAAGACAACGAGTTCAAAGTTGGGCATGTGTGAACTGGAGGGAGTGCTTCTGTTTGAACTTTCAACTGCCAAAGCTGCTTTCTTTTATGACTGTACTCATTAGTCATTAAGTTGTGAAGTTTTTAAAATGCATTCTCTTTATCTAAAGCTAAGGTAAGTCTACTTAAATCTACATTAATAACCACTTTATCACAACTTGCTTTTACGCACATTCTTTAactttttgttggttttttattGCATGCCTTGGTGGCACTTGTGTTATTGGTGGATTCTGAAAATCGTTCACTACCGGAGTGGAATCTGTTTCAAGATAGATCAATTTCCCgttattctttctttcttttcctttattattattttttttcaaacttgggTTCATCTAACAAGACATTCATTTGAAACTGTCCTTTCTTCTAGTATCTCAGAAACGTGGAAGGTGTACGGCAGTAGGGGGTAAATCCTCCcttccacccccccccccaacccaacaaaaaaaaaattctgggtTTCTAAAGCATTAGCAAAGAACTAAATTATTGTTTGGATAGCAATAATATAGAAAGAGGTCATCTCTTACCTATGAAGTACAGACAGCAAAAGTAGACTTATCAAAACGAAATCTGGAAAAGAGTTATGCTTTTGATATGATAGTATAACCTGTTCGAAGCTAAGATATGTAGCAATCAGGTAAAGATGGGAAAACTATTTGGGGGTTGTGGTAAGAGACAAGGTCTGGAAAAGGTGGTTGCAAGAGGACAACAATAAAGACACAATTCATGTAAAATTATTCATCATCGGCGGCAAAAAGTATTAATAGTTGCATGCCAGAATTGAGTTGAATACTCCAATTAATAGAAAGTAGTACTTAAACTGTTGGTTTCAGTTCTGTTATTTTCGACCATATTAGATTAGCATTCTGACATAGTATAATCATTTTGAGCCTGAAAGAAAaggaacataaaaaataaagaaaggaagagaaaatagtCTGTTTCAAATTGGTATTCTAGCATGGTCATGTTGTTGTTTTCGTTCTGTTAGGATGCTGCTTTTAAGGATGAAGTTTACTGGTTACTAACAGATGGTTGTCTGTCAATCTTTGTATGTTTTTAATGGAATCACATATTTTCTCAGAGAACCCTCAAGCAAATCATACATTTGAAGTAAACTTCACGTGCAGAGAACACTGCTAAAGTTTAATGGGCCATTTAGAAAGACTTATATCCCAACTTTTTGAAATATATACTGATGTACCGTCTTTTTGAAACCCCAACTTTATCCCATGAATGGGAACCAGAAAAGAATAAAGGAAGTTTCAATATCATTGAGCAATATACATTTGAATTCAAGTGCCACTAAGTGGAAAGAATAACCAAAGacgcaaataaattataattcaaaCATGTAGCAAACATTACTCGAAATTTAAAGTGCAGAAGTGAAACAGAAGCACCTCTAAAGAGACCACAGAAAGTGCCATCTAATAAAATCTGTTTCCAGGCCAAAGTTCTTAAATTGTTCCCCGACCCATCTTCACTTCGGCAAGAATCTTCAAAAAAGACTACACTTGTGTGACTTTATAATGCTTTCCTTAAATCCTTGCAATCCACCAATCCTTTTCATGCACACTATCTACTTCTCTGAGATATATTCTCCCGCCCCCTACTGCTTTGCCCTTGACACCTACTTCTTGGCTTCATAAAGTATGGAAAATGCGCATGTGTCACTTTTCCTTACCatacaaacaattaaatttagtaGTCAGAGTCAGGGAAATCTTTTTTATCAATTGTATGCCAGTAGTTCTATTTGACACAcagcgcgcgcgcacacactcTCTTTCTGTGAGCTGAtgcatatatttttatgaaagcaGCAGTGTTGGGCTTTACAGACAACTCTTTCCACATTATTGAGATGAATGAAAtgacaaaaatgatttttgatttACCGAAGATATTACAACAGTACTGATCCTGCTACATTGAAAACGTTTACATAACAAGCATGAGTATAGCCATAGGAACGGTACCTCATTTTGTACTGAAGGTAGTCTATGTAACAACTAATCAATATCCACTCCAGTATATAACCTTACAATTTTAGGACTGCAAAAAAGTTCGACCTCTTCTGTGGTAGCGTTATTATCATCTCCAAGCAGAGACTCTTTCACCATCTTCCcattttgcatatgacaatCCTAATCTAGATTTAGGCTGCTTTAGATCTCCAATTCCTGAATTGGAGTCAAtgatttttttggaatattatatcatctttGTCATTTTTAGTAGATTTGTCTGTAACTATAATCACTTTCTTTCATTGTACTTccttcaaatttcttttttcaccGCTTCATTTCCCTACTGATGGATTGAGACTGGCCACTGACAAAAGTTTTGGGAGAAGTCCTTGGAAGAGTTAGCTTAGGTCCCTCTTCCATGCCAACATTATCATACCCTCCACTAACCTTCCATTTAGGTTATCCATACATTTTCATTAGCCACATACATCATCATTAATATCAATTATGGCATAGCAATTTTTTGAAGTAAGAAAAAGGCTTGGCCAAAAAAAGCGATGCCACCCACATTTTGAATTAGGGACTATTattactctattttattttatttttaatgcagTTTATTGAACTCCCACCACAATGTTGATATAAGCTTTATTCAATTTTGATGTTACCACACAACCTCACGAAAGCAAGCAAAATATCTGATCGAGACCTGAAAAATCAATAGTTTTTGGTTCGTGTCATTTTGACTCAATTATACTCAAATGAATCAATATCTATATCAGAatgacaaattaattaaatatattttctgcTATTCTGCCCCATGAGATGGAATATTGTTCTGAGCAACAACGATTAGTGGTCTCTCAGAAGTCACAACAATCTGATCACCGTGTTTGTACTCTTCGAAGCATGCTTTCCTCCCCAATTCTTCAACTTCCACGATAATTTGATCGAGTTTTGCCACAATCTCTACAATCAAAGAAGCAAAAGCAGCAAAAGGAAGTGCTTCCGAGAACTCAAGGCTAGTTATGGCAATCTTACTCGACAGTCGACTTAAGAGCTTCCGCTTTGCCTCCTTAGACTGCTCAGAAACCCTTCTGCTTTTCCATTCAAGCAATGTAGAAGCGTCAGTTTTTACACTCGATGATGATACTCTGGAGTCTTTTTGGTGTTCTTGGCTTGCATGTGCAGCAGCAGCTAAAGCAAGCATGTTGGAGTCTTGATTAATGTTGGAGCCAAAAAAGAGCCTTGGTTGGGAAGTTATAGCAGTATTGAGGTCTTTTAAGGCTTCCTGAAGATGATCGGAAAGTATCTCCGGAGAGCAATGGCAGCGTTTTCTTATGCTATCGGCAAGTTCCATTAGTACTTTTGCTACTTCCCCTGCAAGTCGAATGCAAGGGTCTTTGAATAGGGCTCGCACAGATTGAGGCGCCtagccaaaaaataaaacagcaaGTTAGAAATCAGAAAGAAAACGTAAAAAGAACATTAAATGCACTCAAGAGATCACAAATCTGcactaaaaaaatgtataataccTGAATTTCGGTCTGCAAACAACCATGTAGAGCTACAACTGTGTAGCAAAAATGCCGGAGAACAGCTCCCAATTTCAGATACTGCTGTGATGGAAATTTATGACGGTATCTTGAATGCCTTGGCTCCCAACTTGCATGTAATGCCTGCTTATTTCACAATACCATCATTCAAAAAACATTGAGAAGCTAGTAATTAGTAGTATATCTGCACTATATTTTCTTTGAACATAACAAACTCAGCCAAAACTGTTCGAAAAATTTACCAGCGTTTCATCAGTGGATTTTGAGTCCAAAACGGCTTTATAACCTTCGTAAATGGGATCCTCTGAAGATTCATGCTCAGTTATTTCgatattattttcattaaagtATTCTTTGACACAAGCTGCAAGATAATTTACATCACTTAGCCCAAATAGCATAAGAGTTTACAAAACAATTTAAAGTCTGTCGAAGAGCTCCTCAGATCAATCATCTGCTGTTTGGAGATGATGGCGTGATATTTTGTAAGGCAGATGTTGAGGTGAATAGAGTGGTTCAAAGGCTACTGAAAACCTATGAAAATGCTTCTCGACAGatgataaataaagagaaaacttctATAGTTTTCTCTAGTAATGTTTCAGTAGCAAGGAGGGAAAATATTCTACAGATATGGGGGATTCCAAACGCTCAACAGCATGAAAAGTATCTAGACCTTCCAGCTATGATTGGTAGATCTAAAAGGAGGGCCTTCGCAGACAGTAAACAGAAAGTGTGGCATAAGTTGCAGAGCTGGAAAGAACAACTCTTTCACAAAGGGGTAAGGAGATTCCGATAAAAGCTGTGCCCTCTCCATCCCTACCTATTTAATGAGTTGCTTTCTACTTCCAgtgaatttttgtaaaaagttgGAGGCTATGATGGCAAGCTTTTGGTGCGGTCAGAAAACAActgagaggaggattcattggACTAGTTGGGAGAGGATGCGTGAAACAAAGGCTAAAGGAGGTTTGGGCTTTAAGGATCTGCATAATTTTAATATGTCCCTGTTAGCTAAACAAGGATATGATGGAGGATACTGCAGAATGAAAATTCATtgcttcataaaatatataaggcTAAATATTTCCCACAAGGTTCTTTTTTTGATGCTAAGTTGGGTCACAACCCCTCATTCACAAGGAGAGGAATATGGACAGCAAAGAAATGGCTCCTCAAAGGATGCAGGTGGCCTATTGACGATGGTAAAACTACAAAGCTGTGGTCTGTCAATTTGGTTCCAGGGTATCAAAACCTACTGCAGTAAGGGAATGTGAGCAATGTTGAAGCAAATGAAAAAGTTGATACTATTATAGTAACACAAGATGGTGGAATGTGGCTAAGATCTgaactctcttcaatccaaaagCTGACTCTAATATTTTAAAGATCATTATTGCTCCTAATAGACAACCAAATAGATGGACTTGGGCATACGAGAGGAGTGGGCTTTT
This window harbors:
- the LOC122290473 gene encoding NAC domain-containing protein 71-like, coding for MGGATLPPGFRFHPTDEELVGYYLKRKVERLPIELEVIPVVDLYKCDPWELPEKSFLPIRDMEWFFFCPRDRKYPNGTRTNRATKSGYWKATGKDKKVVCQTNVMGYRKTLVFYRGRAPSGDRTDWVMHEYRLCDDLSQESPSFQGAFALCRVVKKNEHTQKMNDYGEPKAKRAGRSLSNGDHTSMTIPNVPISIPNEILSQASYPCNESQYSSPITSPYEVHPMAESEPALMKTSPTNFWVPPELILDSSKDYPQVQEAASEYPQQYQYPSSSTSWPPYEHAEIASSSSYSNFNGEVEVSDDLSGYGCMFPYSEHANYMGLFGSEDVTYEGYDQSSSLSYPRLF
- the LOC122289450 gene encoding aluminum-activated malate transporter 12-like is translated as MCPKVHADIEMPMARTGDSTKTDGDSGKHVRKFAQKVERCPGLVWQKMWKLGREDPRRVIHSLKVGISLTVVSLLYLIEPLFLGIGDNAIWAVMTVVLVLEFTVGATLCKGLNRGFGTLLAGSLAFLMEYIADESGPIFRAIFIGAAVFLIGAAATYTRFFPFIKKNYDYGVVIFLLTFNLITVSSYRVENVLKIAHQRLYTIAIGCCICLIMTLLIFPNWSGQDLHNSTVSKLERLAKSIDACVKEYFNENNIEITEHESSEDPIYEGYKAVLDSKSTDETLALHASWEPRHSRYRHKFPSQQYLKLGAVLRHFCYTVVALHGCLQTEIQAPQSVRALFKDPCIRLAGEVAKVLMELADSIRKRCHCSPEILSDHLQEALKDLNTAITSQPRLFFGSNINQDSNMLALAAAAHASQEHQKDSRVSSSSVKTDASTLLEWKSRRVSEQSKEAKRKLLSRLSSKIAITSLEFSEALPFAAFASLIVEIVAKLDQIIVEVEELGRKACFEEYKHGDQIVVTSERPLIVVAQNNIPSHGAE